The Acidobacteriota bacterium genome includes a window with the following:
- a CDS encoding HAD family hydrolase, whose translation MGVSASAGHGKPSQIRSRGRRIRSAVTVRPVRTTRRKSVRDVNLSHHIEGGKDPFFPLSSQLKKERRFLPAQPGPGLHAEDRMKQSLSALVFDFGGTLDGPGIAWYERFFVYAQEYAPHVTWKQFLPFVIEAGRALALNERALSLSLEQTVEHLVRHVVNQRNPELEGVDATEITSRFLLDARAHLERSREVLQALSTDYRLACISNNWGNAKGWCQDLGFDEYFELVIDSTLVNVRKPDAKIFQIALEKMNLPAEKTAYVGDQFVADVLGSKSVGMMSVWLQSNPPKPCPDASKVDWCITQIEDLLELKAMPRSS comes from the coding sequence ATGGGAGTCAGTGCCAGTGCCGGTCACGGCAAACCTTCCCAAATCCGGTCGAGAGGACGTCGAATCCGGTCGGCGGTCACAGTCAGACCGGTACGCACTACCCGACGCAAGTCGGTGCGTGACGTGAATCTTTCACATCACATCGAGGGCGGGAAGGATCCGTTCTTTCCGCTTTCGTCTCAACTCAAAAAGGAGCGGCGTTTCCTCCCGGCCCAGCCAGGACCGGGTCTCCACGCCGAAGATAGGATGAAACAATCACTTTCAGCACTGGTTTTTGATTTTGGCGGTACTTTAGATGGGCCAGGAATTGCCTGGTATGAACGGTTTTTTGTGTATGCCCAGGAATATGCACCGCACGTGACCTGGAAACAGTTTCTTCCCTTTGTAATCGAGGCCGGACGGGCACTGGCTCTCAATGAACGGGCACTCTCTCTGAGCCTCGAACAGACGGTTGAACATCTGGTCAGGCACGTGGTCAATCAACGCAACCCTGAACTGGAGGGGGTTGATGCCACCGAAATCACCAGCCGGTTTCTCCTTGATGCCCGGGCACATTTGGAACGAAGCCGCGAGGTGCTACAGGCATTGTCAACTGACTATCGGCTGGCCTGTATCAGCAATAACTGGGGCAATGCCAAAGGATGGTGTCAGGACCTTGGGTTTGACGAGTATTTTGAACTGGTGATTGATTCGACTCTGGTCAATGTCCGCAAACCGGATGCGAAGATCTTTCAGATTGCGCTTGAAAAAATGAATCTCCCCGCCGAAAAAACAGCCTATGTCGGAGATCAATTTGTCGCCGATGTGCTGGGCTCAAAGTCAGTGGGCATGATGTCGGTCTGGCTCCAAAGCAATCCTCCCAAGCCCTGTCCCGATGCGTCTAAAGTTGACTGGTGTATTACCCAAATTGAGGATTTGCTCGAATTGAAAGCAATGCCCAGATCTTCTTAA
- a CDS encoding formylglycine-generating enzyme family protein, translating to MILTDGVSAAWQNGNLSNTLIGWGSQTPVVICQMLGESLWKSTILGEPDVIVRTGIPGVPNKRLEVERPWWAEAFHAQETDLPNPTKKPVQLAIPIVSLKPELIEDWAKMLMGQGIPYSATLVSASPGTSKIQPHVEPLERMNPEESLERFRMLVSSETYRLAGYLSWMPLTLPVIQLVHYRMIANCKQEQLAELLLGGILKRQIPSEPKGEVEYEFVDGVREQLQSEATNDLEQVLACVSAYVEHQLGKPFDFLACMIHPQGKESLPAIARPFARISIPVLRRLGLTHLTLSDFEELPPLPPTFTNSIGMEFVLIPAGSFLMGSPETEAERYLDERPQHKVTFSKPFYLGKFQVTQAQWQAVMGTNPSYFKGDNLPVEQVSWNDCQEFLKRLNAKQDGYSYRLPTEAEWEYACRAGTRTPFSFGETITTDQVNYNGNYPYGDAPKGEYRGNPTSVGSFPPNAWGLHDMHGNTWEWCQDVWHDTYDDAPTDGSAWEGEFDNEYRMMRGGSWGSSARLCRSAFRDSYFPEGDDRVNSFRVVAVRTLNT from the coding sequence ATGATACTGACCGATGGGGTATCGGCGGCGTGGCAAAATGGGAATCTGTCCAACACGCTCATTGGTTGGGGAAGCCAAACCCCAGTTGTCATCTGCCAGATGCTTGGGGAATCATTGTGGAAATCAACCATTTTAGGCGAGCCGGATGTGATTGTGAGAACTGGTATACCGGGTGTCCCAAATAAAAGGCTTGAGGTTGAGCGCCCGTGGTGGGCAGAAGCATTTCACGCTCAGGAAACTGACCTTCCAAATCCAACCAAAAAACCCGTGCAACTGGCCATTCCAATTGTTTCGTTGAAACCAGAGTTAATCGAGGATTGGGCAAAGATGTTGATGGGGCAGGGGATTCCATACTCGGCAACGCTGGTTTCCGCTTCGCCAGGTACATCAAAAATTCAACCGCACGTTGAGCCTTTGGAAAGAATGAATCCAGAGGAATCCCTGGAGCGATTTCGGATGCTGGTCTCTTCTGAAACATATCGGCTGGCGGGCTATCTTTCCTGGATGCCGCTGACCTTGCCGGTTATTCAGTTGGTGCATTACCGAATGATTGCCAATTGCAAACAGGAGCAATTGGCCGAACTTCTGCTTGGAGGAATTCTCAAACGTCAAATACCTTCTGAACCAAAAGGCGAGGTGGAATATGAATTTGTTGATGGTGTAAGGGAACAGCTCCAATCAGAAGCAACAAATGATCTTGAACAGGTTTTGGCCTGTGTTTCCGCATATGTCGAGCATCAACTTGGAAAACCATTCGACTTTTTGGCCTGCATGATCCATCCACAAGGGAAAGAGTCCCTTCCAGCCATTGCCCGACCATTTGCCAGGATTTCAATTCCAGTTTTACGGCGGTTAGGGTTAACCCACCTGACTCTCAGTGATTTCGAAGAATTGCCACCACTTCCCCCAACCTTTACCAATAGCATCGGCATGGAATTTGTTTTGATTCCAGCCGGAAGTTTTCTGATGGGGTCACCAGAAACTGAAGCTGAACGTTATCTTGACGAAAGGCCACAGCACAAAGTCACGTTCAGCAAGCCTTTTTATCTGGGGAAATTCCAGGTGACCCAGGCACAATGGCAGGCAGTGATGGGAACCAATCCGTCATATTTCAAAGGGGACAACCTGCCGGTGGAGCAGGTATCGTGGAACGATTGCCAGGAATTTTTGAAAAGGTTAAATGCCAAACAGGATGGCTACAGCTACCGGTTACCGACTGAAGCCGAGTGGGAATATGCCTGTCGGGCAGGGACGAGGACGCCGTTTTCATTTGGGGAAACCATCACGACCGACCAGGTAAACTATAATGGAAATTATCCTTACGGAGATGCACCAAAAGGCGAGTATCGCGGAAACCCTACATCGGTCGGAAGCTTTCCACCTAACGCCTGGGGGCTCCACGATATGCATGGGAATACCTGGGAGTGGTGTCAGGATGTCTGGCACGACACCTATGACGATGCGCCAACGGATGGAAGTGCCTGGGAGGGTGAGTTTGATAACGAATATCGGATGATGCGAGGCGGTTCTTGGGGCAGCAGTGCCAGGCTCTGCCGGTCGGCGTTCCGCGACAGCTACTTCCCAGAGGGCGACGATAGGGTTAACAGTTTTCGGGTGGTTGCGGTGAGGACTCTAAATACTTAA
- the proB gene encoding glutamate 5-kinase — translation MRKFSLKNVKRIVIKIGSSVLVDAEAGLSEDVFASLTAQVSHLRKAGKEVVLVSSGAIAAGRVRLGMTAGPKTMPYKQAAAAVGQSQLMQAYERHFATHNLQAAQILLTQDDLVDRGRFLNARNTVFALLELGVVPIINENDTVVVEEIKLGDNDRLSSLVTNLIDADLLVILSDIEGLFDSDPKANPEAKLISQVENLDRQTASLAAETKSAFGTGGMVTKLEAARTASRFGIPTLLARGRRSNCLIDLFAGKAIGTLFLPSQEALSSRKHWIAFTLTPTGRLVLDAGACQAVIRGGKSLLPSGIRAVEGNFGAGEPVACVDEQGQEIARGLVSYCAADIDKIKGAKTAEIENRLGYKLYDEVIHRNDLVLTVH, via the coding sequence ATGCGAAAATTCTCGTTAAAAAATGTCAAACGGATTGTCATTAAAATTGGCAGCAGTGTCCTGGTTGATGCTGAAGCCGGGTTGAGCGAAGACGTGTTTGCGTCGCTGACCGCTCAGGTTTCTCACCTTCGGAAAGCCGGTAAAGAAGTCGTTTTGGTGTCCTCCGGCGCGATTGCCGCTGGCCGAGTCCGGCTGGGAATGACCGCCGGGCCCAAAACCATGCCCTATAAACAGGCGGCGGCGGCGGTTGGCCAGAGCCAGTTGATGCAGGCGTATGAACGTCACTTTGCCACTCACAACCTGCAGGCCGCACAGATTTTGCTGACCCAGGATGATCTGGTGGACCGTGGGCGATTTCTCAACGCCCGCAACACCGTTTTTGCACTGCTTGAACTTGGAGTCGTTCCGATCATCAATGAAAATGACACCGTGGTGGTCGAAGAAATCAAACTCGGTGACAATGATCGTCTGAGTTCACTGGTTACCAACTTAATTGACGCCGATTTACTGGTGATTTTATCGGATATTGAAGGACTCTTTGATTCCGATCCTAAAGCCAATCCCGAGGCAAAGTTGATTTCACAAGTTGAAAACCTGGACCGTCAAACTGCTTCATTGGCCGCTGAGACCAAAAGTGCGTTTGGAACAGGCGGGATGGTCACCAAATTGGAAGCAGCCAGAACGGCGTCGAGGTTTGGAATTCCAACTCTCCTGGCGCGTGGCCGAAGATCAAATTGCCTGATTGATTTGTTTGCTGGAAAGGCAATTGGCACCCTGTTTTTACCCAGTCAGGAAGCCCTGAGCAGCCGCAAACACTGGATTGCCTTTACCCTCACCCCGACGGGGCGGCTGGTTTTGGATGCCGGTGCCTGCCAGGCCGTCATTCGCGGAGGCAAAAGCCTGCTTCCATCGGGGATCCGCGCGGTTGAAGGGAATTTTGGTGCCGGTGAACCCGTGGCCTGTGTGGATGAGCAAGGCCAGGAAATCGCCCGTGGCTTGGTTTCATACTGTGCCGCCGATATTGATAAAATCAAAGGCGCCAAAACAGCGGAAATTGAAAACCGGCTGGGATATAAGCTCTATGACGAGGTTATTCACCGGAATGATTTGGTGTTGACGGTGCATTGA
- a CDS encoding Hsp20 family protein translates to MKSEAVVKTKVEAKPELPIFVKAEHLFEQMEKMYRTIADRAFELFSHREPNLGNDWEDWFRAESELLRRTPVEMTEADGALKVTIEVPGFKPEDLKVSVEPLSLMVDGKVETTEEKKEEEKTVYTEYRSNRIFRTLPLPKEVDPAQAKATLKDGILTLTLPVVVTEKGTKVEVKTE, encoded by the coding sequence ATGAAAAGCGAAGCAGTTGTAAAAACAAAAGTTGAAGCCAAGCCGGAGCTTCCAATTTTTGTTAAAGCTGAGCACCTTTTCGAGCAAATGGAAAAAATGTACCGGACCATTGCTGATCGTGCTTTTGAACTTTTCAGCCATCGGGAACCAAACCTTGGCAATGATTGGGAGGACTGGTTCCGAGCGGAATCAGAATTGTTGCGAAGGACCCCGGTTGAAATGACAGAAGCCGACGGCGCGCTGAAGGTGACAATCGAAGTGCCTGGATTCAAACCCGAAGACCTGAAAGTGAGCGTCGAACCCCTGAGCCTGATGGTTGACGGCAAGGTCGAAACGACTGAGGAAAAGAAAGAAGAGGAAAAAACGGTTTACACCGAATATCGGTCAAATCGCATTTTCCGCACGCTTCCGCTTCCAAAGGAAGTTGACCCAGCCCAGGCAAAGGCGACGTTAAAGGATGGGATTTTAACCCTCACACTGCCAGTCGTGGTTACTGAGAAAGGCACCAAGGTTGAAGTAAAAACTGAATAG
- a CDS encoding histidine kinase, whose amino-acid sequence MPASINVYLTVQILSYATGSVVFVMLLGYLRKVQRLGGWTTYGFVAVVLGLVWNVGILINRSAGLMTGNNTLPVIFLCAALAHSALVWLPTVLWLDQGTVRWRAKWYFWLQYWVSFLSAISAGLFTVGYLLGIIGPIFRAWGNWLLEATAYSLVLHVLLGWILFQGRPHQPPRELISTRIVMALGLIMAMSLWFRAQPSVSPEWTLAVRTVAEQSTIVGIIVLFSFLAQFRFADVFVKWCLTILAAEIVALVAVMVVFDLLKPHIRKLVMFPKAGISITAVFVVAGLLLVFPRISRFIDRAADRWLFHRPDYGELFKEFTLKSASALTQMEIFKIAETTVSRALGIESVRIVLLHKPPGFCSEIDLGAEKVVTLWPGHPLQRAFDGLDPEVIVPMWVGDKLHSVMGLAAGERRRQLLSDEISFLTTIAERLSRRLEQLKFDEDRRRQHLQETHLQQLLMEAEIRALRAQVNPHFLFNTLNTIADLIADEPEKAELMTERLAEVFRYCLTQASQPTISLGKEFDFIRAYLEIEQVRFGSRLRVILELNPSLAYFPIPSLLLQPLVENAVKHGLAPKTGPISLCVRAQDNRDSIRLLVEDNGVGQYSAAEFFSGERSSMRSESSGVGLQLVTERLRALYGESAWLSVETKAGTGTRITVTIPNRVKAEV is encoded by the coding sequence ATGCCAGCTTCGATCAATGTTTATTTAACCGTTCAAATTCTAAGTTATGCAACCGGGAGCGTCGTGTTTGTGATGCTTCTCGGGTATTTAAGAAAAGTTCAGCGACTGGGCGGGTGGACGACGTATGGGTTTGTAGCGGTTGTGCTGGGGCTGGTTTGGAATGTGGGAATCTTGATCAATCGGAGCGCGGGGCTGATGACCGGCAATAATACGTTGCCGGTCATTTTCTTATGTGCGGCGTTGGCCCACAGTGCCCTTGTCTGGCTGCCAACCGTTTTGTGGCTTGATCAGGGAACAGTCAGATGGCGGGCGAAATGGTATTTTTGGCTTCAATATTGGGTTAGTTTTCTCTCGGCCATCAGTGCCGGTTTGTTCACGGTTGGATATCTTCTTGGTATCATTGGCCCAATCTTTCGAGCCTGGGGAAACTGGTTGCTGGAAGCAACCGCTTATAGCCTTGTGCTGCATGTTCTTTTGGGCTGGATTCTGTTTCAAGGCAGGCCACACCAACCACCCCGCGAACTGATTTCCACTCGAATAGTTATGGCGCTGGGGTTGATCATGGCAATGAGTTTGTGGTTCAGAGCCCAGCCATCAGTATCACCCGAGTGGACATTGGCTGTTCGAACGGTCGCAGAACAATCAACCATTGTCGGTATCATTGTGTTGTTCAGCTTCCTGGCGCAATTTCGCTTTGCGGATGTTTTTGTGAAGTGGTGTCTGACGATCCTGGCGGCGGAAATTGTTGCTCTGGTTGCGGTTATGGTGGTTTTTGACCTGCTGAAGCCACATATTCGGAAACTTGTCATGTTTCCCAAGGCTGGAATCAGCATTACGGCTGTTTTTGTGGTGGCGGGGTTGTTGCTGGTTTTTCCGCGTATTTCCCGGTTCATTGACAGGGCGGCGGACCGATGGCTTTTTCATCGCCCTGACTATGGTGAACTTTTCAAGGAATTTACACTCAAATCAGCATCCGCATTAACTCAGATGGAGATTTTCAAAATTGCCGAAACGACCGTGAGCCGGGCGCTGGGAATTGAATCAGTTCGCATTGTCCTTCTTCATAAACCGCCTGGTTTCTGTTCCGAAATAGATCTTGGCGCCGAAAAGGTCGTAACGCTGTGGCCAGGTCACCCTCTGCAACGTGCCTTTGACGGGCTTGACCCTGAAGTCATCGTTCCAATGTGGGTGGGCGATAAGCTCCATAGTGTGATGGGGCTGGCTGCCGGGGAACGCCGCCGCCAGCTTCTGAGTGACGAAATCTCGTTTTTGACAACCATTGCCGAACGCCTCAGCCGCCGTCTTGAACAACTGAAATTTGACGAAGACCGTCGGCGGCAACACCTGCAGGAAACTCACTTGCAACAGTTGTTGATGGAAGCTGAAATCAGGGCCCTCCGGGCCCAGGTCAACCCGCATTTTCTGTTTAACACCCTCAATACAATTGCCGACCTGATTGCTGACGAACCCGAAAAAGCTGAACTGATGACCGAGCGACTGGCTGAAGTTTTTCGATATTGCCTCACCCAGGCCAGTCAACCCACGATATCACTGGGAAAGGAATTTGATTTTATTCGGGCCTACCTTGAAATTGAACAGGTCAGGTTTGGCTCCAGGTTAAGGGTGATACTGGAACTAAATCCCAGCCTGGCATACTTTCCAATTCCATCACTGTTGTTGCAACCTCTGGTTGAAAACGCTGTCAAACATGGACTGGCTCCAAAGACGGGGCCGATCAGTCTGTGCGTTCGCGCCCAAGACAATAGAGATTCAATCAGGTTACTGGTTGAAGATAATGGAGTTGGCCAGTACTCCGCGGCTGAATTTTTCTCCGGGGAGAGAAGTTCAATGCGTTCTGAATCGAGTGGTGTCGGGCTCCAACTGGTGACTGAACGGCTCCGTGCGCTGTATGGCGAATCGGCCTGGCTGTCGGTTGAAACAAAGGCTGGGACCGGAACCCGGATTACCGTGACGATTCCAAATCGAGTGAAGGCTGAGGTTTAG
- a CDS encoding response regulator transcription factor, whose protein sequence is MKLKTIVIDDEASARSRLKKLLSSHPEIEIIGEAGDGMEAVQQVEALGPDLIFLDIQMPGLNGFQVLQALSNPLPLVIFATAYDAFALAAFEANAVGYLLKPINRERLAHAIDRARRISQVEPEMDAERKKVRQVVSDSVSTFPRQIVARKQDRFVLIPTSDIVLVMIEDSVVKIQTDSARFPTNYRLVDLENLLPQPPFFRAHRSAFVNIEKVKEIAPFFKSTFLLTLNDRDGTVVQVSERQSKQLRALLQGL, encoded by the coding sequence ATGAAACTCAAGACCATCGTCATAGATGATGAAGCCTCAGCCCGATCACGGCTGAAAAAATTGCTTTCCTCTCATCCGGAAATCGAGATTATCGGCGAAGCCGGGGATGGAATGGAAGCGGTCCAACAGGTTGAAGCATTGGGCCCGGATCTCATTTTCCTGGACATTCAAATGCCTGGGTTGAATGGATTTCAGGTCTTACAGGCCCTTTCCAACCCTCTTCCGCTGGTCATTTTTGCCACCGCCTATGATGCCTTTGCACTGGCGGCCTTTGAAGCCAATGCCGTTGGATATCTGCTCAAACCTATCAACCGTGAGCGGCTGGCTCACGCCATTGACCGCGCCCGCCGAATCTCCCAGGTCGAACCAGAAATGGATGCGGAACGCAAAAAAGTCCGCCAGGTTGTCTCTGATTCCGTCTCAACTTTCCCACGGCAAATTGTTGCCCGAAAACAAGATCGGTTTGTTTTGATTCCAACCAGCGACATTGTCCTGGTGATGATTGAAGACAGCGTCGTCAAAATCCAGACTGACTCAGCCCGGTTTCCAACCAATTACCGGCTGGTTGATTTGGAAAACCTCCTGCCTCAGCCTCCGTTTTTCCGAGCCCACCGGTCAGCATTTGTAAATATCGAAAAGGTGAAGGAAATCGCTCCCTTCTTTAAAAGTACCTTTCTGTTAACCCTCAATGATCGAGATGGGACGGTGGTGCAGGTCAGCGAGCGGCAGTCAAAACAGCTTCGGGCGCTTTTACAAGGGCTTTGA
- a CDS encoding DUF4384 domain-containing protein, which translates to MFARSVLLLGLCVALFLGMPRLMASTQEEDSPRGIFDTQTKQVPSGLTNVRPRTEKPKRQNLPGSKKKDVAPVAKSNMVALKYSVLASGTQTPPGYEVGRNLTKIQPVSGEKPYGVTNPQRNFRQGDIIFLCFEVSQEGYLYVINLGSDGVTRSLIYPDPGKPARVLPDEPMTIGPLRIDPPAGTDKLTVLFSKTRISAFEDPKQDLNKVFHQELSSRTYTTIEEEEIYLPSKEILAMYFANKGELLKAEIDVRHSE; encoded by the coding sequence ATGTTTGCACGTTCCGTTTTGCTGCTGGGCCTCTGTGTTGCGCTCTTCCTCGGAATGCCTCGATTAATGGCCTCAACTCAGGAAGAAGACAGTCCCCGAGGTATTTTTGATACCCAAACCAAACAAGTTCCCTCTGGATTAACCAATGTTCGTCCTCGAACCGAAAAACCAAAACGCCAAAACCTGCCAGGTTCAAAGAAAAAAGACGTTGCCCCGGTCGCCAAATCAAATATGGTGGCGTTGAAGTACAGTGTGCTGGCTTCCGGCACCCAAACCCCTCCCGGATATGAAGTTGGCCGGAATTTAACCAAAATCCAGCCGGTTTCCGGGGAAAAGCCCTATGGTGTCACCAATCCACAACGCAATTTCCGCCAGGGTGACATTATCTTCTTGTGTTTTGAAGTATCGCAGGAAGGGTATTTGTATGTGATCAATCTTGGTTCCGACGGGGTTACCCGGTCATTGATTTACCCGGATCCTGGCAAACCCGCCCGAGTTCTGCCTGATGAACCAATGACCATTGGTCCATTGCGAATTGATCCTCCGGCTGGAACAGACAAGTTGACCGTGCTGTTTAGCAAAACCCGGATTTCTGCATTTGAAGATCCGAAACAGGACTTGAACAAAGTATTTCATCAAGAATTAAGCTCACGCACCTACACCACCATTGAGGAAGAAGAAATTTATCTTCCATCAAAGGAAATCCTGGCCATGTACTTTGCCAATAAGGGAGAGTTGCTCAAAGCTGAAATTGATGTTCGGCATTCTGAGTAA
- a CDS encoding universal stress protein codes for MKILVAIDSSPSSDSVIHQVLSRPWPAQSEICVMTVVDTKAFIPSVPGVESVTRFQVEEAERLVSRAAAKFSRLGLTTSTTISEGYPQAEILEYVKEWRANYLVLGSHGHSRLVRFFLGSTCQTVLRNAPCSVELVRDRRPGTDDGSLKPYKVLVATDGSESAIQAIDSIKYRPWPTPTQIRVVSVFDPSVPVADPGFLPSDLISRIQTEHRKMAEDLVAAAQRQLAGVEYEVSAHVLEGDAKVRILDEASQWEADLIVLGSHGKRGLVRFLMGSVSEAVALHAPCSVNVIRPGSN; via the coding sequence ATGAAAATACTTGTCGCCATTGATTCATCGCCATCGTCTGATTCAGTCATCCATCAGGTTCTGTCCCGCCCCTGGCCAGCACAATCCGAAATCTGTGTTATGACCGTGGTTGATACCAAAGCCTTCATTCCATCAGTACCGGGCGTTGAAAGTGTCACCCGGTTTCAGGTCGAGGAAGCCGAACGATTGGTCAGCCGGGCGGCGGCTAAATTTTCACGGCTGGGGTTGACCACCTCAACCACCATTTCTGAAGGCTACCCACAGGCTGAAATCCTGGAATATGTCAAAGAGTGGAGGGCAAATTACCTGGTGCTGGGTTCGCACGGCCATTCGAGGCTGGTGCGATTTTTCTTGGGGAGTACCTGTCAAACCGTCCTGCGCAATGCTCCCTGTTCAGTCGAACTGGTCAGAGACCGCAGGCCAGGTACCGATGACGGCAGCCTCAAGCCATATAAAGTTTTGGTTGCAACGGATGGTTCAGAATCCGCCATTCAAGCCATTGATTCAATTAAATATCGCCCGTGGCCGACACCAACGCAAATTCGAGTCGTTAGTGTGTTTGATCCAAGCGTCCCAGTGGCGGACCCAGGGTTTCTGCCGTCTGACTTAATCAGTCGAATCCAGACCGAACACCGGAAAATGGCTGAAGATCTGGTGGCAGCCGCTCAACGTCAACTGGCTGGAGTTGAATATGAGGTGTCAGCCCATGTGCTTGAAGGGGATGCCAAGGTTCGTATTTTGGACGAAGCCAGTCAGTGGGAAGCCGATTTAATTGTGTTGGGATCACACGGAAAACGCGGACTGGTCAGGTTTTTGATGGGCAGTGTGTCCGAGGCTGTGGCACTCCACGCGCCATGTTCAGTCAATGTCATCAGGCCAGGCTCAAATTGA
- a CDS encoding protein kinase, with product MSSNSFELKPNEKLGDRYVIQAKLGEGGMGTVYRAMDERNLNRPVAIKLINAKANQRFAVKARQRLLREREAYLRITHPNVVQVIDSGVTDDGNLFLVQEYIAGESLDKLVRRKGQLPKNEILSMVGQMSSALEAIHSEGVLHRDLKPTNIMLQNLSGGGKQVKIIDLGIARVEDSVIEDSLTVEGASIGTPWYSSPEQLTGAVATPLVDLWALAVIAYQLVTGVAPFREPTIVLLVRRQLSGPISPKQLRPDLPEAVSTVLMKALSYEPSKRYQTVREFSTALTLAFAGSSGTQTSNQPGLNPIEVVEEVEKDTDPTLAPASKKEAEAAKIAQIAALRETVEKPLSVPANQEVVQAGELSIRQDSSQPAISSLGGATPQSGLAVPSQIVVSPSQIQVQVVLPTPSWRHPRIWFFVIAVVAVIGVVVWLGKQPEPVPKPAVIKGTGTDPVQNPTGTTASTRLSYSLVVDDQRGTPFNASGREIYRSGDSFKFIVETMETGHFYLLNESTSGELVQLFPAPHLNQENSIIQANQKLSLPQEWYQFDKSVGAERLVLIFSRKPVELLEKLQSKKLATPQGIIAPNQSRQIREWIKSNQAENKQENFDFETRLESPKDPLVAQITLQHR from the coding sequence ATGTCATCAAACTCCTTTGAACTAAAACCAAATGAAAAGCTAGGTGACCGCTATGTCATCCAGGCCAAGCTCGGCGAAGGGGGCATGGGAACGGTCTATCGAGCCATGGATGAGCGGAATTTAAACCGCCCGGTTGCCATCAAACTCATCAACGCGAAAGCCAATCAACGCTTTGCCGTCAAAGCCCGCCAACGATTGCTGAGAGAACGTGAAGCCTACCTGCGCATCACCCATCCCAATGTCGTTCAGGTCATTGATAGCGGAGTCACCGATGATGGGAATTTATTCTTAGTTCAAGAATACATTGCGGGCGAATCGCTGGATAAACTGGTGCGGCGCAAGGGGCAACTTCCAAAAAATGAAATTCTGTCAATGGTCGGCCAAATGAGCAGTGCGCTGGAGGCAATTCATAGTGAAGGGGTTCTTCATCGTGACTTAAAGCCGACTAATATCATGCTCCAAAATCTTTCCGGAGGCGGGAAGCAGGTCAAAATCATTGATTTAGGGATTGCCCGAGTTGAAGATTCAGTAATTGAAGACTCCCTTACCGTCGAAGGGGCCAGCATTGGAACACCCTGGTATTCTTCTCCAGAGCAATTAACCGGTGCCGTTGCCACCCCACTGGTTGATTTATGGGCGCTGGCCGTGATTGCGTACCAGCTTGTGACCGGAGTGGCTCCGTTTCGCGAACCGACGATTGTACTGCTGGTGCGCAGGCAGCTTTCAGGCCCAATTTCACCAAAACAGCTTCGTCCTGATCTGCCGGAAGCCGTCAGTACGGTGTTGATGAAGGCACTCAGTTATGAACCCAGCAAGCGGTATCAAACAGTCCGTGAATTTTCAACCGCCTTAACCCTTGCCTTTGCTGGGAGTTCGGGAACCCAAACCAGCAACCAGCCTGGACTGAACCCGATTGAGGTGGTTGAAGAAGTCGAAAAAGATACTGACCCAACCCTGGCGCCCGCCAGCAAAAAAGAAGCTGAAGCGGCCAAAATTGCTCAAATTGCGGCACTCCGCGAGACGGTTGAAAAACCGCTGTCTGTCCCTGCAAATCAAGAAGTGGTTCAGGCTGGTGAACTTTCAATTCGTCAAGATAGTTCCCAACCCGCCATCTCCAGTTTGGGCGGAGCAACCCCCCAAAGCGGTCTAGCTGTGCCGAGTCAGATTGTTGTTTCACCCTCGCAAATCCAGGTTCAAGTTGTGCTTCCAACTCCGTCCTGGCGGCATCCTCGCATCTGGTTCTTCGTTATTGCCGTGGTGGCTGTGATTGGGGTGGTGGTATGGCTGGGCAAACAACCGGAGCCAGTCCCCAAACCCGCCGTTATCAAGGGAACTGGAACCGATCCAGTCCAAAATCCGACCGGCACCACGGCCTCAACCCGACTGAGTTATTCGCTGGTGGTTGACGATCAGCGGGGAACTCCATTTAATGCTTCAGGTCGCGAAATTTATCGTTCGGGTGATTCATTCAAATTTATTGTTGAGACGATGGAAACAGGCCATTTTTATTTACTCAATGAATCCACCAGTGGCGAACTGGTTCAGCTTTTTCCAGCTCCTCATTTAAATCAGGAAAACTCAATCATCCAGGCCAATCAGAAACTTTCACTTCCTCAGGAGTGGTACCAGTTTGACAAATCGGTTGGCGCTGAACGGCTGGTTTTGATCTTTTCGCGGAAACCAGTGGAACTGCTCGAAAAGTTACAATCCAAAAAACTCGCAACACCCCAGGGAATCATCGCTCCGAATCAATCGCGCCAAATTCGAGAATGGATTAAGTCCAATCAGGCTGAAAATAAACAGGAAAACTTCGATTTTGAAACCAGGCTGGAGTCACCGAAAGATCCGCTCGTGGCCCAGATCACGCTCCAGCATCGGTAA